TAGTTTCCAAAACAATTCTTTTCAAGGGGTTGACAATGCGTCTTAGCATCGTAATCTCTCTTCTTAACACTGAGATCTTTCTTGCAGCAGATTTCTTTTCATCAAATACACCCTCCTCAATTTCATCTAAATTAGCTACAATCTTTCGTAAAGTGTGCAACAAATCGTCTACTAGTACATCAATTATTTCATGCAGTAACATACCAGTTGATTTGCCTAGTAGTCGTTTTTTTCTCTCTGGATCAAAATCACCCTTGCAGATATTTACCAGATCAAGTAATGGTTTCAAATCTCCTTGATGGACAGTAATCAAAAAATTTTTTCCCAAAAATACAGAGAGCTGACTGTACTTGGGCATGAATTGACTTGATGCCAATGGAGGAAAATGAAGTATTAGAAAAACATGCTCAGAATAACTATCAAGCTTTGGTAATTCAAATTTTGTTAGACAATCTTCAATATTTAGCGAGTTTAGGTTATACTGTTTTGCTAATTTTTCAACATATGCCCTATCTGGGTTTTGCAAGTCTATCCAGGTAAATTTTTCACTTTCTACAGTTTCTACCTTCTGTTCTGTTCCAATATTCTCAGATAGTTTCTTACCCGAACGTAATTTTTTTGTAATAAACTCTCGTTTCAAATCGTCACATTTGCAGCCACTTCAAATAAAAATCTGTGCGTCATATTTACGCACTAAATCATAAAAATCATTTACACAATGAAATTAGTTATTCTATAGCCAAGGAAGGAAATAATTTACTCCGACCCATGTAACTGCTGCTGCAATTCCCATGCCTATCCACCAACCTTTGGATTTCATATTTTTAATACTGTTTTACTCAATAATAAATCTAAAGATAATTTTCTGAATCAAAAATCAAAGATTATTACTGGAAAGCCTGAATTGATGAACGTGGCCCTCGTAGTATAGTGGTTAGTATAGGGGACTGTGGATCCCCGGACAGGAGTTCGATTCCCCTCGAGGGCCCTCAAATAATTATCAGGTATTTTCTGAAATCAGTATTTATCTAAAATATTCCGTACTTGCTAGATTCCATCTCTTCTTTAATTGCTAACTTGAATCGTGGAATCTTATTTTCAATTTTTTGAGTTAACCAAGTTAAGAATTTTTTATCAACCCCTTTGCCTTTTAATCTACTAAAGTCATCTCCCATTTGTACTGCCAATTTGTTGACCACTTCTCTGTTTACACTTACAACAAAGAAATGCCAGCCAAAGGCAAATTCTGAATCTGTAATGACAAATTCATCCTCTCCATGAACCATTTCTTCCAGTAATGATAGAGTGGATGTTATTTGCTTGCTAGTTTTGTCATAATCGATTGCAGAAACATTGATGTTGATTCTTTCTTGCATATTTGAATAATACCTCTTACAAAATAAAAGGATTACAGCTATTTTTTCAACAAGTGTTCAATCTCAATATTGAAGAAATTTCGCAATATACCAATATACGTTTTAATTGATTCTGGGATTTCATCCCCACACGCAACTCCTAAATTTTTTGCATTAATCCAAATCACCAATGATTGAATAATTGTCAAAAATCTATCATTTTCAGATTCGGGACCGCTAATTGCTTTGGTGTATCTTTCAGCAAATTCCCATGCTGTAACAAAGTCGACACACTTTACACCAAAAATTGCCAATAGCTGCTCCTGCAAATCCGTTGTCTTTTTGAATGGGGTTTGGTTGATTATGTAGGGAAACTGGACTTTTTCTGGTAGACACTCAGGTAAGGGACTCCAAATTGTAATAATTCTACAATTATTTAATGAAACAAACTTTTTCATCATTTTTTCAATAATTGCTTCATCAGTGAACCAAAATAGGATTACAGTAGCATCAGAAATATCTGATTCTGTAATGTCTTGACAAAATAAATCACAATCTACTCTTTTCTCTGCTTGTAAAATTTTTTCTTTATTGGTATCTATCCCAACGGCTTTTCTTACATTAAATTCCTTTATTGCAATTTCAAGTCCTTGTCCTGTCCCGCATCCCAAATGATAAAAAACATCCTTTTCTGATAATTCAGCAAATCTAAAGATGTCTCTTAAGGAATTTGTAGGAAGCTCTACGTCTTCCCCAGAGATAATTTCTTGGGGCAATGATTTTAGATAATCTTCAATTTTCATTGACAAGAATAATCATCAAAGAAATTTATTCTCTTATTCCTTCCAGCTTTGATACTGCCTGCCAAAGTGTTACACGAACATATGATGGCATGTTAGGATCTTGTGTAATATCATCTAGCATACTGATTGCATTGGCTGCCCTAACTGACATGGAATACTCTTTATTTCCTAAATCTGCTAATAGATCAGTGATATTTTTTTTAATGGTCTTTGGAGTTGAGGGGTTCGACGCTATTTGATTAAGAGTATCTATTGCTTCCTTCAATGATTCTTTATTTTGATCGTTGCTTGCCATAACTCCTCTTTAGTATCTCTGATATTATACCTCAACAAATACATCGTCTGATTCTACTACAACTTTGTAAGTGCCCAAATTTCTGATTTTAGCTGGAAATTTTTCTAGATTGCCATTTTTACAATTAAACTGTGCTCCATGCCATCCGCAAGTTACTGTCGAGCCCTCAATTTTTCCTTCAGACAAACTGGCCCCTGCATGAGTACAGGTATCATCTACTGCAAAATACTCGCCATCCAAATTAGTTACAAGAATATCTTTACCATCAATCGATACTTTACAGAGCTTACCTGGGGTGATGTCTGATACTTTACCCGCAATAATCTTACCCATGGGCGATCTCAATTAACTATTCTTAATAATTTTTCTACTTGAATCTCTTCATGCAAGTACTAAATGCCCTAAAATCTGATAAAAAGGATGTAATCAAATTTTGCAAGAATACCTTTTCTTGGGGTGATTATATCTCTGAAATATGGGATTATTGGTATTTAGAGGGTAATCTGTTTGTAGTACGTGAAAATAATTCTCCAGTAGCATTATCTCATGCATCTATCTCAAAAAAGGACCAGCAAGTATGGATTGAAGGCATAAGAGTAAATCCAAACTTTCGCAGGAAAGGCTATGCATCATCGCTTATACAACATTCTGAAAACCAAGCAATAAAAAATGATTGCTTAAGTTCTTTTATGTTAATTGAAACAAATAACAAAAACTCTTTGGAATTATCTAAAAAGCTTGGATATGTCATTAAAGAAACGTGGAATTTTTTTTCATTATTACCAGAAAAATCAATTGCTTCTCAGATTGAATTTACTAAAACCAATACTAAAGTTTTTGACTTGATGAGATCCCTAGAACTTTTCTATGTAGACTCTTGGCGGTGGTATCCATTAAATGATCAGCAATTATCACTACTAGTTGAAAACCAACAGATAATTTACTACAATGATAATGATGAATACTCCGTTGCTGTAATTACATCTTCAAAGCATTTTGCCAAAACGATGATCGTTACTTTGCTCTTCGGAAATGATTTGGGAATTAAAAAACTTCTTGACTATTCAAAACATTTGGCTAATTTACAGAATTTTAAGCGCATACAAGTTCTAACAAAATTAAATAAAATTAATGATTCACAAGACATTATCAAAAAATTATCTTTTTACTTGATGTGGAAAAAACTTGAATGATTAATCATAAAATTTTATTGTGTTAGTTATCATTCCTAAATTCTCAATCTCCATTTCAATTTTGTCTCCATCTTTTAGATAATCAAATTTTGAGCTGTTTAAAGCAACACCAGCAGGAGTGCCAGTCGAAATAATGTCTCCTTTTTCCAATGTCATTACTTTGCTTAATTTTGAAATGATTTCTGGAATTTGAATTGACATCTTTGATGTGTTTGAATCCTGCCTGGTTTCACCATTAACTTTTGTCTTGAGCCATAGATTTTGTGGATCTTTGATTTCATCTTGCGTGGTAATCCATGGACCACACGGCGCAAATGTATCAAATCCCTTTGCCCTTGTGAATTGTTTGTCTTTAAATTGAATATCTCTTGCAGAAACGTCATTTAAAATCATGTAACCGAAAACTGAATTCATGGCTTCTTTCACATCAAGGTCTTTCGATTTTTTGCCAATAATTATCGCTAGTTCTATCTCGTAATCCAACTGGGTAACAAAATTTGGGCAAACAATTTCAGAATCTGTAGAATTGATAGCTGTTCTAGGCTTAATTACAATTGCCGGGTCTGTTGGAGGAGTAAGTCCTTGTTCTTTTGCATGATCAGAGTAATTGAATGCAAGACAAATGATCTTTGAAGGATTAGGGATTGGCGCTAAAACCTTGAATTTAGATAGTGATTCATCATATGGCAGGCTATCAAATTTTTCTCTAATCTCTTCATACCACCCATCAAAAAGAAAATCCTTGATACTAATAGGAATTGGAATTCCCGTGGCATAAGTAATCTCTTCTTTGGTAGCTACTTTGTCATTTTTGATAATACCATAAGTTTCCTTTTCTCCATTCAGTAATCGTGCTATCTTCAAATTAATCACTTGTGGGTAAAAATTGCTTGATTTTGCGAGTCTTTCCTACAGTATCCAAATCGCATAAATTGTATTTTTGCATCTTCTTTTAGTTCTAGGAAATATGACTCTGTATAAACTTCTAACTCTTCTAAACTGTCTTCATTATACGTCTCTTCGATGAATAATTGTTTTGGGATGAGGATTTTTATTTTATGTACATTTTTTTCTGGAATCCATTGTGCTTTTGGAAAATCAACATCCATGTTATCATCAGTATATTCTGCAATAATTTCTGGAGAATTATTAACAATTTTGATGTTACCTAGTCCCATCAATCGCAAATGTGAATTTACTTCAAGATTGTTTTCAGCTTGTACTTCGACCAAAACGTTTTCTTCAACTTCTATTCTTCTTTTACCTAGATCTTTTGTTGGGTGATTTGGAACTTCCACGTGTTTTGAAGGGAGTTTTTTTATTGTTATCTTCTTTGGATTTTGTATCATAAACAATCTGATGCTTTCCCCATCGATAATTTTCCTGTTGAATGATTCTAAAGCATCAAACGGTGCCAGAGTGTCTGATTTGGTAAATCCTAGCGATAAGATGAATTTTCTTATTGCTTGCGGTGTGATGCCTCTTTTTTTCATAGCCTCTAGCGTGGGTAGTCTTGGGTCGTCATATGATGCAATTTTTCCCTCCTCGATTAGTGGCCTTAGGACTCTTTTTGAGACTGGCATTCCTTTAAATTCCAAGCGTGAAAATTCTCCCATCTTTGGCTTGCGCATTTTTAATGCATCAAGAATTGCATCATACAACTCGTTTCGCAGTTCATATTCTTTTGATCTAAATGCGTGGGTGACTCCGTCTATACTATCCTCAATTGCTACTGCAAAATCATAGCTTGGCCAAACTCTATATTTTTCCCCTAAAAGCGGATGTTTTCCCTCAATAATTCTAAAAAGTACTGGATCTCGCATAACCGTATTCTCTGAATTCATGTCTCCACGAAATCTTACTATTGCTTCTCCGGGCTTGTACTTTTCAAACATTTTATTCCATCTTTCATTATTTTGTTTCAAGTCACCTTTACTGCATTTACATGCCTTCATCTCTCTTCGATTTTTACTGATATCGTCTCTCTTACACGTGCAGACATAGGCATTATCAGATTTGATTATTTGCATGCCTTTTTCATACAATAATTCCATATCATCAGAAGTGTTTTTTACCACATCATAATGAATTCCAAGCCATTCTAATCCCACTTTGATTGCCGCGTAATATTCTAGTCTCTCACTTTCTGGATTGGTATCGTCCATTCTGAGAATTTTTTTTCCGCCATACTTGTTTACGTATTCTTCATTGATTATTGCAGCTTTTGCATGTCCTATGTGGGGATATCCATTTGGCTCAGGAGGAAATCTCGTCACAACCTTTCCATTTTCAGCTCCCTCTAGAGGAGGTAATCCTTGTTCTTCCTTGGCTTGTTTCTCTTTTGGTTCTAAAATATCTGGAAACAATGATTCAATCTCTGATCTTTGCTCTTCAAGTGAAAGCTTGTTAATCTCATTTACAATTTCTGAAATTTCTGAAATGATCTCTTTTGCTTTACTTCGATATTCTGGTTTTGTTCCTAGTATTTTTGATAAGACAATTTTGTCTTGAGTCTTTCCATCATGCTCAAAGGCATTTTGTAAGGCAAATTTACGAATATCATTTTTTAACTGATCATCCAAATTACAGACTCCTTTTTACAACAAAATCTAACAATGAGATGAGTTCATCCTTTGAAAGTCCTGAATATGTTCTCAAAGATTTTTTTGCAAGCTGTGCATATCTTAGGGCTTGGGCTCTTACAGTTTTCTCAATTCCTAATGAACGGATGATCTTCACAGAATTTTCAAGCTCTTTTTTTGTAGTTTTTGGATTTCCAAATGCCTTTAGTATTGCTGTCTTGTCTTTTCCCTTTGCTTTTTTAATTGCAAGTAAAATCGGTAATGATTTTTTTCCTTCCCTTAAATCATTACCGACTGGTTTTTTTGTAATTTTGGGATCACCCATTATGCCAATCAGATCATCAGTAATTTGAAATGCAATTCCAAGATTTTTTCCAAATGATGACAAATTCTTGATGTCCTTGCTCTTTCCCTTTGCACATATTGCACCCATTGAACATGATACATCAAATAGCGCAGCCGTTTTCTTCCCAATCATTTTAATATATTCAGCTTCTGAAGGAATTTTTTTACTACTTGCCATTCCAATGTCTAGTAATTGACCTTCACAAACATCGACACAGGCTTTTGCTAATCTTGCAACAAGTTTTGATGAAATCTCTGGTGAAAGATTTGATGTAGAAATTAACTGATAAGCTTTTGAAAATAATACGTCTCCAGCTAAAATTGCAATCGGCATACCAAATTTATTATGAACTGTTGGAACTCCATGCCTCATTTCATCATTATCCATTATGTCATCATGAACAAGTGTGAAATTGTGTATCATTTCCACAGCTGCTGCAGCTGGCAATGCTTCAGAATCTTTGCCCTTTAGAATTTGAGAACTCTTCATGACCATAAATGGTCTAAGTCTTTTTCCTCCATTTACTATGAGGTGTCCTGCAGCGTTATAGAGTAACTTTGGTTCTCCTTTTAGCTTTGTTTTTAGGTATTTGTTTACATTTTTTGCATTATTTTTCATTGATTTCTCGTTCAATCACTTACATGCCTCCAATTGTTGTCTGGAAGATGAAGTTTAATTGCCTTTTCTAATATTTCTCTGATTTCTTTTTGTGTCCAATCCTTAAAAATTTCATTGAATTTTTGTAATGCATCTTTTTTTGATAATGGTATGAGGTAAAGTGCAATAAGCATCCAAGGGCAGTATATCTTTGCATTATCTTTCAATTCAAAGATTAATTCTTTCGGTGTAATCCATTTCAATTCGCTAATTTCATCATCCACCAAACTAAATTTTGCATTTTTATCTACAATCCCAATTAGCGTCCCACACATTTCATTCTCCGAACCTATGTCCTTGTAAGGCACATGGTATTCAAATTTGAAAAGATAATACATCTTACACGGTATGCCAACCTCTTCAGGCATTCGTCTTTCAGCTGATGAGATGTAGGTCTCTGATTCTCTTGGGTGACTAGCTACTGTGCCGTCCCAATCTCCAGGCCATAACATCTTACTAGAACTGCGTCTGGTGAGTAGTAGTCTTCCCTCTTTATCAAAAAGTAGCGCAGTAAATGCCCTGTGTAACTTGCCATTTGGTAGATGACACTTTACTTTTTCTTCCTTTCCAACAGGATTATCATTTTTGTCGACTAGTATGACATATTCTTCCATTTTATTTACCTCGAAACAACGTGCCCTCAAATTTCTTTCCATTTACGGCCTTGACTATTCTTTCAGGTTTGTTGCCATTTACAAAAAATACATCTAATCCAAATCCTGAAATTTTTGTTGCTTCCTGCACTTTTCTAGTCATGCCGCCTGTAACATCCATTGAATTCTCTGTTATGGATAGTTTTTGATTTTTTACCTCATGAATTAATTTCTTAGATTTTAGGTCCGAATACAATCCATCCTCATTTAAAACAAAAATACTTAATCTTGGTTTTAGTATTTTTGCAAAGATCGTCATAATTTTATCACCTGACAAAATGAATGATTTTTTATTCCCGTACCATAACGCATCACCAAATGTTACTGGAATAAGATTGGATTTAGAAATTTTTTCAATCTCATGAATCTTTTTGGATATTGGTTTATTGCCAAACATAAAATCTGTTGGAGGGATTGAATATGGATTTAATTTATTTTTTAAAAATGAGTCAAGTATAATCTTGTCTAATTCAATCATTGAATTTTTTACTATTGAAACACCTCTGGGACTGTAAGATGCCGGCTTTGTGTGCATATCGAATTTGACTGACCAGTAATGCCCAAACGAACCTCCGCCATGAACTACGATTATTGGCTCATGAATTTTTTTGATATTTTTTATGATCTTATCTATTACTTTTGGTTTAGGGGAAAGAGGTTTTTCTTTATTAGTGATAATTGAACCGCCTAGCTTTATCAGGATCATGTATGTTTGAACAAAATAGGGAATTAAAAAGTATTCAATCCTTCAACCCCAATTTTTGTAGTAAAGCATTCGTATTTTTCTTGCTTTAAATTTTGTAGGGTTTCATTGATATTAGAATCATTTACCAATGCAATAATGCATCCCCCGCCTCCTGCTCCAGTGATTTTTGCTCCAAATGATGATCTCTCTGCAATTGCAATCATTGCTTGTAGTTTTTCATTTGATACTCCGATCTTTTCTAAATACATTTGATTTTCATTCATACATTTTCCAAGACTCACAATGTCATTATTCATAATTGACTCCTGTGCTTTTTGAATTAGTTTTGATTCTTGATTACACAGCTCTGAAAATTCAACATTATTTTTTTTCCTAAATTCATTTACTTTTGTTACAACTTTACTTGTTGAATGAATGATCGTTGAGTTGGCAATTACTAGACTAAAACTAATTTTTGATTTAATAGGGTGAAATTCGCCCATATCATACTCTATAATTCCTCCATGTGCGCTGATTGTGGTATCTGCTCCTGATGCTCTTTCAAATACAGTTTTTTCTGCATCTATAGATAGCTGAACGATTTTCTCTTTTGAAAGTTTTGAGAAAAGTGCAGAAATCGAACCTGCTGCTGCAACACAGCATGCAGAGGATGAACCCAATCCTACCCCTGATGGTATTTCTGAATTAATTTCGATACTTATTCCTGCATTGTGATTAAATTCTTCCATCATCTTCTTTGCTATGAAAATAAACGGCTTAAACGATGATTTGATTTTCGAAATAGGCTCTGAAGAGTTAACTGAAATTTGTCCTAAATCTGATTTTACGATTATCTTTTTATCACTAATTATTTCGGAAGAAACTGTCACTCGCTTATCTATGGAGCATAATATTGCTTTTGTTCCATGTACGACAAAATGTTCTCCAAAAAGAATGACTTTTCCTGGGGCTGAAGCTGTTGATTTCAAGAAAAAACTATCGACCCATATCCTACTACAGAACTCTTTTCTCCAGTGATATCTCCACTTGTTGCATATTTTAGAAGTTTTCCCTCTTTTGCACCTAGTTCCTTAGATGCCTGCATTGTTGCAGCAATAGCACCATAGCCACATGCACTAACTTGTTTTTCTTCTAAAACTTTGTAGAATTCATCAATATCCAATCTCAAAATTGGCTCGATTAGTGCTTTATCTTGTTTGTATGCAACATCATTTGGCTCGTAGTGAGTAAAATCTGATGAACCAACAATCATGACTTTATTTTCTTTTGAAATTTTTGCAACTGCTTTTCCCAACGCCACTGTTGTTTTTTTCGTTTGATCAATTAATGATATTGGTAATATCTTAAATGAATTTTGAAATGTTTCTTGCAACATTGGAATCTGTACTTCAATACTGTGCTCTTTTGTATGTGAAAACAAATCCAACTCAACAAAATTTGTTTCATTAACTAGTTCATCAGCCAATTTGGAATCAACAATTACTTCTCCAAGAGGAGTTTCCCAGGTACATTCTTTGATGGATGATACATTGCAACCAAGTCCCCAATGATTGGGTCCAATTATGATAAATGTTTCATATTGATTTGCTGATATTTCATAAACTGAATGACATGCAATTGGTCCAGAATACATGAATCCAGCATGGGGACAAATCATACCGATTATGTTTTTTGATAATGAACTTGGCGGTAAGTTTTTTGGTCCATAGGAATGCAGAAAGCAATCATGAATGGATTTTTTTAATTGATTTTTTTCGCCGGCGTAGAACATTCCGGCTACTGCCGGTGTTCTAACTTGCATCAGTCTAAGGCCTCATCAGAAATTTTGGTCTCAAAGTCATCAATTTCATACTTCATTGATTCATCTTCTTTGAGCTCACCCTTTTCAATTAAAATTTCTCTTGCCAATAACCAGTATACTGTTGCAAGGGCTTTTCTACCTCTGTTGTTTGCAGGAATTACCAAATCCACTTTTGATGTGATATTGTCTGTGTTTGCTACTCCAATCACAGGAATTCCTGCATTGGTAGCTTCTGTAATTGCCTGATCATCTACCTGTGGATCAGAAATTAACAATAATTTTGGTTCAATATAATATGGTAATGATGGATTTGTCAAAGTCCCTGGCATAAATCGTCCTAATTTTGCAGATGCTCCTGTCATTTCACAGAATTTTTCAATTGGCATATTGGCATACTCTCTTCCTGAACAAACGATTACTTTGTCCACTCCAATTCTGTTAATGAATTTTGCAGCTGTCTTGATACGGTCTAATGAAATATCTAAATCAATCATGTAAAGGCCTTCAGGACTGGCTTTAGTGATGAAAGGTTTCATGAATTTGGTTTTAACCTGAGTTCCTACCCTGATTCCTGTGGATAGGATTTTCTTCTTAATATCTTCAGTTTCTGCTTGTTGACTCATATCGATTTTTAAATTTCAGCCATACCGCGTATTAAATCATGCTCTGATAATCTAATTAATTCATTGAGTTTTGATACCCTTTCACCACCTACGACACCTACTTTGAGCATCTTTGACTTGGTAGCGATACCTATATGGGAAATCTGACTATCTGTAGATTCGCCTGATCGATGTGAAGTGATTAATCTAATGTTATTATCATTTGCCTCCTTTGCAAATTCTAGTGCATCATAAAGACTTCCTGCCTGATTAACTTTGAGAATAGCTGCATTGCAAGCTTTTTTCTCAATAGCCTTTTGTAAAATTGATTTGTTAGTTACTGTTAGATCATCACCAGTGACAAGTGTATTTGGAAATCTTTTAGTAATTTCTGACATATCATCAAAAGCTTCTTCATGTACAGCATCTTCTGCGTAAATTAATTTGTATTTTTTAATTATATCTGAAACAAATTCAATTTGTTCTCCGGCAGAATTTTCAAATCCTGACCTATCATAAACATACTTATTTTTTTCTTCTTTCCATTGAGTGGATGATGCAAAATCTACTCCTAGGGATACTTCTTTGCCTAAAGTAAATCCTAAATTTTCACATGCTTTTGCAGACACCTCTAAAGCTTTATCATTATTCATCTTTGGTGCCCAACCACCTTCATCACCTCTACCGTTTGTAAAACCAGGATCTTCTTTCTGCAAAATATTTCTCAATTCTTTATGAACTGCCAAATTAGTATCGATGGATTCTCTTATTGATTTTGCACCTGTCGAGCAGATCAATATTTCTTGAATATCTGGGGTTCCAGGACCTGCATGGGCTCCACCACCAAGTATGTTTCCTAATGGAAATGGAAATTTTAACTCAGTCTTGTCCGCTAGTATCTTGTAGAGTGGCAAGTCAGATGCCTTTGCAGATGCATCCATTGACGCAATGGTTACTGCAAAAGCAGATGCACCTCCAATCTTGGAGTAATATTTTGAATCATCAATTGAACGAATGGTGTCGTGAATGGATTTTAGATCTCCAGAGTCTAGCCCAATAAATTTTCGCTCATTAGAGTTTAGTACTTTTGCACTTTCTTCTGGTCCTCCAGTAGGGAAGCTCTGTGCTTCATACTTTCCAACACTTGCTCCAGATGGTGCGCATACTCTTCCTAAGATTTTATTATCTACAGTAATGTCTACCTCGATAGTTTTACTGCCTCTACTATTGTATAGTACTCTTGCCTTTAATGATGAAATTTTTGACAAGCTATTCTAACTCAGATTGAACTTCTTGGTGTCTTCTCTGAATTGCTTCATAAAATGGAACAATCTGTTGAATTGTTTCCACTGAAGTTAGTAACATTCTTCTGCAGCAATATCTTTTGATATTCAAAGAATCAAGAACTTTGGCAGGATCTTCCCCTGATCTGATTTTAGTTTGATAATCATCAAATTTGTCAGCAATTAGATTTCCACAAGTAAAACATCTGACTGGAACTAACATATTTTCGAAAAGTAACCAAGGATTATAAAAACCCTGCATGAAAATTTCGTTGCGGGTGTCGCCCAGCCTGGCCAAAGGCGCTAGCTTGAGGGGCTAGTCTCTTAGGAGTTCGTGGGTTCAAATCCCATCGCCCGCATATTCATTATCAAAATTATTTCTCGAGTTTTTTTATTGCATTAATTAAATCAGATCTTCGAATTTCTTCTGTAAGAGCTGCTCTTACATCTTCT
This is a stretch of genomic DNA from Thermoproteota archaeon. It encodes these proteins:
- a CDS encoding gamma-glutamyl kinase, which produces MILIKLGGSIITNKEKPLSPKPKVIDKIIKNIKKIHEPIIVVHGGGSFGHYWSVKFDMHTKPASYSPRGVSIVKNSMIELDKIILDSFLKNKLNPYSIPPTDFMFGNKPISKKIHEIEKISKSNLIPVTFGDALWYGNKKSFILSGDKIMTIFAKILKPRLSIFVLNEDGLYSDLKSKKLIHEVKNQKLSITENSMDVTGGMTRKVQEATKISGFGLDVFFVNGNKPERIVKAVNGKKFEGTLFRGK
- a CDS encoding magnesium transporter gives rise to the protein MKREFITKKLRSGKKLSENIGTEQKVETVESEKFTWIDLQNPDRAYVEKLAKQYNLNSLNIEDCLTKFELPKLDSYSEHVFLILHFPPLASSQFMPKYSQLSVFLGKNFLITVHQGDLKPLLDLVNICKGDFDPERKKRLLGKSTGMLLHEIIDVLVDDLLHTLRKIVANLDEIEEGVFDEKKSAARKISVLRREITMLRRIVNPLKRIVLETTKHIPRFSETDLTLYFDDIIDHIDKVIDTLEESRETMEIYKDTDFMLSTEKTNKVLAVLTIIFTLAIPATVIGTFYGMNVNLPGGIESAGNGGYTTFIIVILASIIPAGLMFMYFRKLGWLSD
- a CDS encoding FAA hydrolase family protein, whose amino-acid sequence is MKIARLLNGEKETYGIIKNDKVATKEEITYATGIPIPISIKDFLFDGWYEEIREKFDSLPYDESLSKFKVLAPIPNPSKIICLAFNYSDHAKEQGLTPPTDPAIVIKPRTAINSTDSEIVCPNFVTQLDYEIELAIIIGKKSKDLDVKEAMNSVFGYMILNDVSARDIQFKDKQFTRAKGFDTFAPCGPWITTQDEIKDPQNLWLKTKVNGETRQDSNTSKMSIQIPEIISKLSKVMTLEKGDIISTGTPAGVALNSSKFDYLKDGDKIEMEIENLGMITNTIKFYD
- a CDS encoding polyprenyl synthetase family protein; protein product: MKNNAKNVNKYLKTKLKGEPKLLYNAAGHLIVNGGKRLRPFMVMKSSQILKGKDSEALPAAAAVEMIHNFTLVHDDIMDNDEMRHGVPTVHNKFGMPIAILAGDVLFSKAYQLISTSNLSPEISSKLVARLAKACVDVCEGQLLDIGMASSKKIPSEAEYIKMIGKKTAALFDVSCSMGAICAKGKSKDIKNLSSFGKNLGIAFQITDDLIGIMGDPKITKKPVGNDLREGKKSLPILLAIKKAKGKDKTAILKAFGNPKTTKKELENSVKIIRSLGIEKTVRAQALRYAQLAKKSLRTYSGLSKDELISLLDFVVKRSL
- a CDS encoding isopentenyl-diphosphate Delta-isomerase encodes the protein MRARCFEVNKMEEYVILVDKNDNPVGKEEKVKCHLPNGKLHRAFTALLFDKEGRLLLTRRSSSKMLWPGDWDGTVASHPRESETYISSAERRMPEEVGIPCKMYYLFKFEYHVPYKDIGSENEMCGTLIGIVDKNAKFSLVDDEISELKWITPKELIFELKDNAKIYCPWMLIALYLIPLSKKDALQKFNEIFKDWTQKEIREILEKAIKLHLPDNNWRHVSD
- a CDS encoding GNAT family N-acetyltransferase, translated to MQVLNALKSDKKDVIKFCKNTFSWGDYISEIWDYWYLEGNLFVVRENNSPVALSHASISKKDQQVWIEGIRVNPNFRRKGYASSLIQHSENQAIKNDCLSSFMLIETNNKNSLELSKKLGYVIKETWNFFSLLPEKSIASQIEFTKTNTKVFDLMRSLELFYVDSWRWYPLNDQQLSLLVENQQIIYYNDNDEYSVAVITSSKHFAKTMIVTLLFGNDLGIKKLLDYSKHLANLQNFKRIQVLTKLNKINDSQDIIKKLSFYLMWKKLE
- a CDS encoding glutamate--tRNA ligase, which codes for MDDQLKNDIRKFALQNAFEHDGKTQDKIVLSKILGTKPEYRSKAKEIISEISEIVNEINKLSLEEQRSEIESLFPDILEPKEKQAKEEQGLPPLEGAENGKVVTRFPPEPNGYPHIGHAKAAIINEEYVNKYGGKKILRMDDTNPESERLEYYAAIKVGLEWLGIHYDVVKNTSDDMELLYEKGMQIIKSDNAYVCTCKRDDISKNRREMKACKCSKGDLKQNNERWNKMFEKYKPGEAIVRFRGDMNSENTVMRDPVLFRIIEGKHPLLGEKYRVWPSYDFAVAIEDSIDGVTHAFRSKEYELRNELYDAILDALKMRKPKMGEFSRLEFKGMPVSKRVLRPLIEEGKIASYDDPRLPTLEAMKKRGITPQAIRKFILSLGFTKSDTLAPFDALESFNRKIIDGESIRLFMIQNPKKITIKKLPSKHVEVPNHPTKDLGKRRIEVEENVLVEVQAENNLEVNSHLRLMGLGNIKIVNNSPEIIAEYTDDNMDVDFPKAQWIPEKNVHKIKILIPKQLFIEETYNEDSLEELEVYTESYFLELKEDAKIQFMRFGYCRKDSQNQAIFTHK
- a CDS encoding class I SAM-dependent methyltransferase, producing MKIEDYLKSLPQEIISGEDVELPTNSLRDIFRFAELSEKDVFYHLGCGTGQGLEIAIKEFNVRKAVGIDTNKEKILQAEKRVDCDLFCQDITESDISDATVILFWFTDEAIIEKMMKKFVSLNNCRIITIWSPLPECLPEKVQFPYIINQTPFKKTTDLQEQLLAIFGVKCVDFVTAWEFAERYTKAISGPESENDRFLTIIQSLVIWINAKNLGVACGDEIPESIKTYIGILRNFFNIEIEHLLKK
- a CDS encoding non-heme iron oxygenase ferredoxin subunit, encoding MGKIIAGKVSDITPGKLCKVSIDGKDILVTNLDGEYFAVDDTCTHAGASLSEGKIEGSTVTCGWHGAQFNCKNGNLEKFPAKIRNLGTYKVVVESDDVFVEV